A part of Myxococcales bacterium genomic DNA contains:
- a CDS encoding M36 family metallopeptidase codes for MLLSSSLSNPSDSELNFISKKTNIAGQEVQRLTPIINGIIVEGADSIYNKYSPNSSFEYTHFSLPKVQFQLSPAECLEIAIKAQPYSLIKNPYTEKINGTFEAVWLMHFDSLRPVYKTRLPTLSLADLKDIYVDAQSGEILKIDESAYFDEAYAKVFTYSPSTNGVNESDLKEVKLKDLVNVRENSFLEGEYMQVRTCCKYFTCPNDGPCSDEEKRCALSSHPGARQTREIIQLPTDSLGLDPLMSLPPKISVDTVRCTYLPFAKASPKNSNGSALAFYATPIDEPGPASEMDSFSEIQAYFSMSSFFQNIRSLLEDQTWCLRSTAMSCDEDGKPKMENNKPVNPYRIFVNQLIPDMKLGNDQSDPNNFIVQILAGKGSKENPVVLKQFTRMGNAAFVPALSQLKTNTPRADEILSDLIKPYDHNVFFQGDRDFAYDGDVVFHEFMHAITTSLVNKLNSMGLNRWGIHFEPGSLNEGWSDYFAAAFTNDPSIGEYAAIRGGSGEASLRNIDNDATCPESVIGEIHNDSQVWSGALWAIRKQITQQKGAAEALEFDRAVLTALSQATVKEDFETQSQKLLAAIRKRAALGEGIAQLAEEILEKRGVSNCFRAYPLSFVDEKNHLTTRSKNTLFIPSKNQIGLKNFAPSSSQLEIAIPAGAKKLTLQWKQFLGGTGALLGTESTPSSTANIIPISMIASFDTPITWQFKKAYSLPYRYGEIISDDQYEATYENGVWQITLPLDFKRCEQKLLYVSLLSHDFKYILTNLGVEFQTDNQTSRSDCQFELTKDMPRIPSAMNCETIQPDFFYFLFCLITWMRLRRKS; via the coding sequence ATGCTCTTATCATCTTCGCTCAGTAACCCAAGCGATTCAGAATTAAATTTTATCAGTAAAAAGACAAATATTGCTGGACAAGAAGTGCAGCGTCTTACTCCTATTATTAACGGTATCATTGTCGAAGGGGCCGATAGTATTTATAACAAGTACTCACCTAATAGCTCTTTTGAATACACGCATTTTTCTTTACCCAAAGTGCAATTCCAACTAAGCCCTGCTGAGTGCCTCGAAATAGCTATAAAAGCTCAACCTTATTCGCTCATAAAAAATCCATATACAGAAAAAATAAATGGTACTTTTGAAGCTGTATGGCTAATGCACTTTGACTCTTTAAGGCCCGTCTACAAAACACGCCTTCCCACTCTATCTTTGGCTGATCTAAAAGACATCTACGTTGATGCACAAAGTGGTGAGATCCTAAAAATTGATGAAAGTGCCTACTTTGATGAAGCCTACGCCAAAGTTTTTACCTACTCTCCATCAACAAATGGGGTTAATGAAAGTGATCTTAAAGAGGTAAAACTCAAAGACTTGGTGAATGTAAGAGAAAATAGTTTTTTAGAAGGTGAATATATGCAAGTGCGTACCTGTTGCAAATATTTTACCTGCCCTAATGATGGCCCTTGCAGCGATGAAGAAAAGCGCTGTGCTCTTTCAAGTCACCCTGGTGCTCGACAAACAAGAGAAATAATTCAACTCCCCACTGACTCTTTGGGGCTCGATCCCTTAATGTCACTCCCTCCAAAAATTAGCGTTGATACCGTTCGTTGTACCTATCTTCCTTTTGCCAAAGCAAGTCCAAAAAACAGTAACGGTTCAGCCCTTGCTTTTTATGCAACTCCAATCGATGAGCCGGGGCCTGCTTCAGAAATGGATAGCTTTAGTGAAATCCAAGCATACTTTTCAATGTCTTCATTTTTTCAGAATATTCGCTCTTTGCTTGAAGATCAGACTTGGTGCCTTCGCTCTACCGCTATGAGTTGTGACGAAGACGGAAAACCAAAAATGGAAAATAACAAACCGGTCAATCCTTACCGTATTTTTGTCAATCAACTCATTCCAGATATGAAATTGGGAAACGATCAATCAGATCCAAATAATTTCATCGTACAGATTCTTGCCGGCAAGGGCTCAAAAGAAAACCCTGTCGTGCTCAAGCAATTTACTCGTATGGGCAATGCTGCTTTCGTACCAGCCTTAAGCCAACTAAAAACCAACACCCCTCGCGCAGATGAAATTCTCTCCGACCTAATTAAGCCCTATGACCACAACGTTTTCTTCCAAGGAGACCGTGATTTTGCATATGACGGTGATGTAGTTTTTCATGAATTTATGCATGCAATCACAACCTCATTGGTCAATAAATTAAACTCGATGGGTCTTAATCGATGGGGAATTCATTTTGAGCCAGGCAGCCTTAATGAAGGTTGGTCTGATTATTTCGCAGCCGCTTTCACAAATGATCCAAGCATAGGTGAATACGCAGCCATAAGAGGTGGGTCTGGAGAAGCTAGTTTAAGAAATATTGATAACGATGCCACATGTCCAGAAAGTGTTATCGGTGAAATTCATAATGATTCTCAAGTGTGGTCTGGTGCTTTATGGGCAATTCGCAAGCAAATTACCCAGCAAAAGGGGGCTGCAGAAGCCTTAGAATTTGATCGTGCAGTCCTTACTGCTCTCTCGCAGGCAACAGTAAAAGAGGATTTCGAAACTCAAAGCCAAAAGCTTTTGGCCGCAATAAGAAAACGAGCCGCGCTAGGGGAAGGTATCGCCCAACTAGCAGAAGAGATTCTCGAAAAACGCGGTGTCAGCAATTGCTTTCGAGCATATCCTCTTTCATTTGTTGATGAAAAAAATCATCTCACAACACGAAGTAAGAACACTCTTTTCATCCCATCAAAAAATCAAATTGGACTAAAAAACTTTGCACCTTCAAGTTCTCAATTAGAAATTGCTATTCCAGCCGGTGCAAAAAAATTAACGCTGCAATGGAAGCAATTCCTAGGAGGAACAGGTGCCCTTCTTGGCACAGAAAGCACTCCAAGCTCAACAGCTAACATTATTCCCATCAGTATGATTGCAAGCTTTGATACGCCTATCACATGGCAATTTAAAAAGGCATATTCTCTGCCTTATCGTTATGGAGAAATAATTTCCGACGATCAATATGAAGCTACTTATGAAAATGGTGTTTGGCAAATAACGCTTCCGTTGGACTTTAAACGATGTGAGCAAAAGCTTCTCTATGTTTCCTTACTCAGCCATGATTTTAAATATATCTTGACTAATCTCGGCGTAGAATTCCAAACGGATAATCAAACTTCGCGCTCAGATTGCCAATTCGAGCTCACCAAGGATATGCCAAGAATTCCGAGCGCCATGAATTGCGAAACTATTCAACCTGATTTCTTTTACTTTTTATTTTGCTTAATCACATGGATGCGTTTACGGCGCAAAAGCTGA
- a CDS encoding NAD(P)-dependent glycerol-3-phosphate dehydrogenase yields the protein MTVDKVAILGGGAFGIALSKLVAKNSHQVTVWARNNQVVKSINTLRKHPKQLRDIMLDNNVNATSCIKEAVSQASYVILAVPMDATAEVLKQAPIDQNAIIINTAKGIVSDTLELSADIVKKNTCKDLAIRACYLSGPSFARELAQDLPTALTIASFNHESARKFQIHFSSKNCRLYWSDDVVGVCVGGAMKNVIAIAAGTCSGLKLGKNALAALITRGLAEMTRLAIKMGARSDTMSGLAGVGDLLLSCTDEMSRNFRLGLLLSEAKDLSSALKSIGTVVEGAKTAKAIVPLMQKYGIDMPISYAVHQVLYGGVKPERAIEDLLERALKEERN from the coding sequence ATGACAGTAGATAAGGTTGCCATATTGGGAGGAGGAGCATTTGGTATTGCACTAAGTAAACTTGTGGCCAAAAATTCTCATCAAGTAACTGTTTGGGCACGCAACAATCAAGTGGTCAAAAGTATTAACACTCTTAGAAAGCATCCAAAGCAGCTTAGAGATATAATGCTTGATAATAATGTGAACGCAACATCATGTATAAAAGAGGCGGTAAGTCAAGCTTCTTATGTGATATTGGCAGTTCCCATGGATGCTACGGCTGAGGTGCTCAAACAAGCTCCTATCGATCAAAATGCGATCATCATTAATACTGCCAAAGGTATTGTGAGTGACACACTCGAGTTAAGCGCAGACATCGTAAAAAAAAATACATGTAAAGATTTAGCAATACGGGCTTGTTATTTATCAGGCCCTTCTTTTGCGCGGGAACTTGCGCAAGATTTACCAACGGCTTTAACCATTGCAAGTTTTAACCATGAGTCAGCACGGAAATTCCAGATTCATTTTTCCAGTAAAAATTGTCGGCTTTACTGGTCAGATGATGTGGTAGGTGTGTGTGTCGGTGGTGCCATGAAAAATGTAATTGCGATTGCGGCAGGCACATGCTCTGGTCTCAAATTGGGAAAAAACGCGTTAGCAGCATTGATCACTCGTGGTTTAGCTGAGATGACGCGTTTGGCAATAAAAATGGGCGCTCGTTCAGATACGATGAGTGGTCTTGCAGGCGTAGGGGATTTATTACTGAGCTGCACCGATGAGATGTCTCGTAATTTCCGTCTTGGTCTTTTGTTGTCTGAGGCTAAGGATTTATCGAGCGCTCTTAAGAGCATTGGCACTGTTGTAGAAGGGGCAAAAACGGCAAAGGCCATTGTACCGCTCATGCAAAAATACGGTATCGATATGCCTATTAGTTATGCAGTGCATCAGGTGCTTTATGGGGGAGTCAAACCTGAACGTGCTATCGAAGACTTACTCGAGCGCGCATTAAAAGAAGAACGAAATTGA
- a CDS encoding ABC transporter ATP-binding protein, whose protein sequence is MKGELFIDKLCVKRNSSLLIDNFSAHICQGSIVALVGNNGSGKSTFLHTLAGLLPVASGFLKLNGHSIDTMSPWDRAKIVVLLQQTSPFQPYCLTQHRIAHGLVPIHGFSWLNDECIAQIYSQAKKLNIFHLLNRKLNAISGGEHRLIDIAKVLINQEAKLILLDEPSVFLDFSQKKILTNNIIERSKSAVTIFSSHDLDFIENTATEIILIENACATLMSVAQFRSSFNARSSKSSIARSGLTPP, encoded by the coding sequence ATGAAAGGTGAACTCTTTATTGATAAGCTCTGTGTAAAACGTAATTCTTCGCTCCTCATAGATAACTTTAGTGCCCATATCTGTCAGGGTTCTATCGTGGCTTTGGTAGGCAATAATGGTTCTGGAAAATCAACATTTCTTCACACCTTGGCAGGATTACTTCCTGTTGCTTCAGGCTTTCTAAAGCTCAATGGACACTCGATTGATACAATGTCCCCCTGGGATCGAGCAAAAATAGTTGTGCTCTTACAACAAACTTCTCCCTTTCAACCTTACTGTCTTACGCAGCACAGGATTGCCCATGGCCTTGTGCCTATTCATGGTTTTTCCTGGTTGAACGATGAGTGCATTGCACAAATTTATTCGCAAGCAAAAAAACTCAATATTTTTCACCTGCTCAACCGTAAGCTCAACGCAATAAGTGGAGGCGAACACCGTCTTATTGATATTGCCAAGGTGTTGATCAATCAAGAGGCCAAGCTTATTCTCCTTGATGAGCCCTCTGTATTTTTGGATTTTAGCCAAAAAAAAATTCTAACGAACAATATTATTGAAAGATCAAAAAGCGCTGTTACGATTTTCTCGAGCCATGATTTGGACTTCATTGAGAATACCGCCACCGAAATCATTCTGATCGAAAATGCTTGTGCCACCCTTATGTCAGTGGCTCAATTTCGTTCTTCTTTTAATGCGCGCTCGAGTAAGTCTTCGATAGCACGTTCAGGTTTGACTCCCCCATAA
- a CDS encoding iron ABC transporter permease, whose amino-acid sequence MSHKNMNQKLSQAFFFSSIVILFLTIIFCLMIGPLGISKLSLSSSYFPIFNYRIGRIILAIIAGSSLAVSGTSLQALFRNPLADPHLFGISGGAALGAALSIAFSSNGSWIAPSIGAIIGGLMAFLLIFFYLEKSSTQSLTHCLLVGVLINSLAAAIISFLKTILPPIKTQGIFYWMIGHISPVENSHFLFIIPIWILALSILMNMRGEMEILSFGRIETSILGINVNSVVRRSIIANSLLIGNVVAFTGMIGFLGLMIPHFIRLFIFPDLRFVMPMSALIGAIVLLFFDGLSRLSFFIWQTEIPVGALCAFFLSPLFFLMLTRGFNER is encoded by the coding sequence ATGTCGCATAAAAATATGAATCAAAAGCTTAGCCAAGCATTCTTTTTCTCTTCAATCGTTATTTTATTTTTAACTATTATTTTTTGTCTGATGATTGGTCCCCTAGGCATATCAAAATTATCTTTGAGCTCTTCTTATTTTCCAATTTTTAATTACCGGATTGGTCGGATAATACTTGCCATTATTGCTGGTTCTTCTTTGGCCGTCAGTGGAACTTCACTTCAGGCTCTCTTTCGCAATCCCCTAGCAGATCCTCACTTATTTGGTATCAGCGGTGGTGCAGCACTTGGAGCAGCACTCTCCATTGCCTTTTCGTCAAATGGTTCGTGGATTGCACCGAGTATTGGAGCTATTATTGGCGGCCTCATGGCATTTTTGTTGATATTTTTTTATCTAGAAAAATCATCAACACAATCTTTGACTCATTGTTTACTGGTAGGTGTTTTAATAAATTCTCTGGCTGCAGCCATCATCAGCTTCTTAAAAACTATTCTTCCACCGATTAAAACCCAAGGTATTTTTTACTGGATGATCGGCCACATTAGCCCTGTAGAAAATTCTCATTTTCTTTTTATTATCCCCATTTGGATACTCGCTTTATCAATTCTGATGAATATGCGCGGAGAGATGGAAATTTTATCTTTTGGTAGAATTGAAACAAGCATCTTGGGTATCAATGTCAACTCTGTCGTCAGACGATCTATTATTGCCAACAGTCTTTTGATCGGTAATGTTGTTGCCTTTACCGGGATGATTGGTTTTTTGGGATTAATGATTCCGCACTTTATTCGTCTTTTTATTTTTCCTGATTTGCGCTTTGTAATGCCAATGTCAGCCCTAATAGGCGCTATTGTTTTACTTTTTTTTGATGGACTGAGCCGTTTGAGCTTTTTTATTTGGCAAACAGAAATTCCAGTTGGTGCTCTGTGTGCATTTTTTTTATCGCCTTTATTTTTCCTCATGCTTACGAGAGGATTCAATGAAAGGTGA
- a CDS encoding ABC transporter substrate-binding protein: MKFLPPLLVIFFVASSLFFHKWNGEGRAKVPSDYQRIVSMAPSYSETMVALKQSHRLVGVTTHCDLKELKEITRIGTFTNANVEIILSLKPDLVLAVPHPLATQTLRLLEKQGIEVFAHQPDSLNDIRFVTESLAEKLGVKYQAAELNTQLEHALALAKKRLEDYQKPNSTILIAIAHTPLVVAGKKTFMAEIANHIGFTNLAHNTQAAWPIWPLENLISNPPDFFVILEGVKVLGAYQRLFRTLNLHNHSSHFKLIIPKRPLFFSPSPAIIRDIEYFAELLSTSV, from the coding sequence GTGAAATTTTTGCCCCCATTGCTCGTTATATTTTTTGTGGCGAGCTCGCTTTTTTTTCACAAATGGAACGGGGAAGGTAGAGCTAAAGTTCCTTCCGATTATCAGCGCATTGTGAGCATGGCCCCTTCGTATAGTGAAACTATGGTGGCACTTAAGCAAAGCCACCGCTTGGTCGGAGTAACGACTCATTGCGATCTCAAGGAACTCAAAGAAATTACTCGCATAGGAACTTTTACCAATGCCAACGTGGAAATTATTTTATCACTTAAACCAGACCTAGTGCTTGCTGTCCCCCATCCTCTCGCCACACAAACGCTGCGACTTCTTGAAAAGCAAGGCATTGAAGTATTTGCTCATCAACCTGATTCCCTCAATGATATTCGCTTTGTCACCGAATCGCTTGCAGAAAAATTGGGAGTAAAATATCAAGCAGCTGAGTTAAATACACAACTTGAACACGCGTTGGCGCTTGCTAAAAAACGGCTTGAAGATTATCAAAAACCAAACTCCACCATTCTGATTGCGATAGCTCACACTCCCTTGGTGGTTGCCGGTAAAAAAACCTTCATGGCCGAGATTGCCAATCATATTGGTTTCACGAATTTAGCCCATAATACTCAGGCTGCTTGGCCAATTTGGCCTTTGGAAAATCTTATCAGCAACCCTCCTGATTTCTTTGTCATTCTTGAAGGAGTAAAAGTGTTAGGGGCGTATCAACGCCTATTTCGAACACTCAACCTCCATAATCATAGCTCTCACTTCAAGCTCATAATACCTAAACGACCTCTCTTCTTTTCTCCATCACCAGCCATTATTAGAGACATTGAATATTTTGCAGAGTTGCTTTCCACCAGTGTCTAA
- a CDS encoding TonB-dependent receptor, protein MSFQKNIGAVFVFASLQVFTAPQQESKAEISHNNNQTIIEEKIEPVDETNFDYFTDSSSYQTPADSSMLLHIPGLTLTQKGGPLGSSDIRYRGLSHSQLKIDLEGLNLNNPVNGFSDANAMFLFAASRMQASAQSLSISLPHFTTPYAKGIFGIGSEYSIKAGASAGMPIDDYSSIFAAMQISSTNGRFSFSSPYLDKNDPKNQFTRENNDQHRMQGLLKYQRKTPTSGGHILFAINTHEGGIAGFASAPSPDLRSNTVFSGLSLGVSKKLDSVEFYTNVANSLFNYQTSDIPLKNEQFLSSTHEITFGVRPIKWFKGMDFDLAQQIVIEKAYELDQSRFGGGFVMKRVNHLSGRMKPTIFAEFSMIGYEKFGLVFKKNLGFSIEPSKQLTLTARYARSQRLPTFLELYANNNFFVGNPDLTKEGVWDIELGAGYKIGSNAHVHVLAFLGHLSDVIIHIPLFASKYYPINTEEAQRYGVELSFDYEPSDWLKFETKNSFLYTKVKETNAPLPQAPPFLGLSKLRIGPQDFINFSILSRYRGPTSANLNGTLKTDAYALVDAIISARVFKKATTSFSVSNIFNVKTARDTYEMPLPGTIFYAQIELESL, encoded by the coding sequence ATGTCATTTCAAAAAAATATTGGAGCAGTCTTTGTATTTGCTTCCCTGCAGGTTTTCACTGCCCCTCAACAAGAAAGTAAAGCAGAAATTTCTCACAATAATAATCAAACAATCATCGAAGAAAAAATTGAACCCGTTGATGAAACCAACTTTGATTATTTTACCGATAGCAGTTCCTATCAGACTCCCGCCGACTCTTCCATGCTTTTGCATATTCCAGGGCTCACCCTCACACAAAAAGGTGGACCTTTGGGAAGTTCTGATATTCGTTATCGAGGACTTTCTCATTCTCAACTCAAAATTGATTTGGAAGGTTTAAATCTTAACAATCCGGTAAATGGTTTTAGCGATGCCAATGCCATGTTTCTCTTTGCAGCCAGTCGCATGCAAGCTAGCGCCCAAAGTCTTTCCATCTCTCTCCCACACTTTACCACTCCTTACGCCAAAGGAATTTTTGGTATTGGCTCTGAATATTCGATCAAAGCTGGCGCCAGCGCTGGTATGCCCATCGATGATTACTCCAGTATTTTTGCCGCAATGCAAATATCATCTACCAATGGTCGTTTTAGCTTTTCTTCACCATATCTGGATAAAAATGATCCAAAAAATCAATTTACTAGGGAGAACAATGATCAGCATCGCATGCAGGGGCTGCTCAAATACCAACGAAAAACTCCTACATCGGGCGGGCATATATTGTTTGCCATCAACACTCATGAAGGTGGCATTGCAGGATTTGCTTCTGCTCCAAGTCCAGATCTAAGAAGCAACACTGTTTTTTCTGGCTTATCACTCGGAGTATCCAAAAAGCTTGACAGCGTCGAATTCTACACCAATGTTGCTAACAGCCTCTTTAACTATCAAACATCAGATATTCCCCTCAAGAACGAGCAATTTTTAAGTAGCACTCATGAAATCACTTTTGGTGTACGCCCAATAAAATGGTTCAAGGGTATGGACTTTGATCTGGCACAACAAATCGTAATTGAAAAAGCCTATGAGCTTGACCAAAGCCGCTTTGGTGGCGGTTTTGTCATGAAGCGCGTCAATCATTTAAGTGGCCGCATGAAACCAACCATATTTGCTGAATTTAGTATGATCGGATATGAAAAATTTGGATTGGTTTTTAAAAAGAATCTTGGATTTAGCATTGAGCCAAGCAAGCAGTTGACTCTCACTGCTCGCTACGCGCGTTCTCAGCGACTGCCAACATTTTTAGAGCTCTACGCCAACAACAATTTTTTTGTGGGCAATCCCGATCTCACCAAAGAAGGTGTATGGGACATTGAGTTGGGCGCAGGCTACAAAATAGGCTCCAATGCCCATGTTCATGTTTTAGCCTTCTTAGGCCATTTGAGCGACGTGATCATTCACATTCCTCTGTTTGCAAGCAAGTACTACCCTATCAACACAGAAGAAGCCCAACGATATGGGGTAGAACTGAGTTTTGATTACGAACCTTCTGACTGGCTTAAATTTGAAACTAAAAATTCCTTTCTTTATACCAAAGTCAAAGAAACTAATGCCCCTCTTCCCCAAGCGCCACCATTTCTTGGTTTAAGCAAACTGCGCATAGGTCCACAAGATTTTATAAATTTCAGTATTCTTTCTCGTTATCGAGGGCCAACTTCAGCAAATTTAAATGGCACATTAAAAACCGATGCATATGCTTTAGTTGATGCAATCATCTCAGCCAGAGTGTTCAAAAAAGCCACCACCTCATTCTCGGTAAGCAATATTTTCAATGTAAAAACGGCGAGAGATACGTATGAAATGCCACTTCCTGGCACTATATTCTACGCCCAAATTGAATTGGAGAGTCTATGA
- a CDS encoding Zn-dependent oligopeptidase produces the protein MMKCFKSSLLLVSVVLLGCNSTWTKTIKGTRAMKGSYRSHSNMGGSDIFARCQNYLDEAGALKKQLIEQAPRVSFLNTLNTYNEILIRLDAAMSQASLFSQVHPNEKVRKEAESCEQKASSFSTDLFLDHEVFAALQQGENAKLDQEASRLVEHTLRDFRRSGVDKSEEERQHIKKIQEELVDIGQQFGQNIRDDRLVIKLDSVDDLKGMPADFIKSHQAGADGKIEISTDYPDYIPFMKYADSDKYKKELRFQYLNRAAANSPVLKQMIAKRYELAQLLGYKSYADYIVEDKMIKNAQSIHEFIKKISDIAKEGADKEYAALLQFKRQKDSQASAIEGYESSYLEELYKKKHFGIDSQQVRSYFAYNKVLDGLLAVTGKLFGIHYEPVSNAEVWHPSVVSYDVFDNQKKLGRIYLDMHPREGKYKHAAQFTVLSGLKDRQYPEGALVCNLPEPTENDANALMEHREVVTMFHEFGHLLHHIFAGQQQWMAFSGVATEWDFVEAPSQLLEEWAWSAEVLNTFATNEKNEAIPVELVSKMRAAEEFGKAISVRQQMFYAALSADYFDKDPKSFEPLELLQKLQAQYSYFPYQSKTHFENSFGHLEGYSAMYYTYMWSLSIAKDLLEPFKNNGLMDLTTAARYRDLVLKPGGSKDAKDLVEDFLGRSFSFDAFEKWLKA, from the coding sequence ATGATGAAATGCTTTAAAAGCTCACTATTGCTTGTCAGTGTGGTGTTGTTAGGCTGCAACAGTACATGGACAAAAACAATTAAGGGTACGAGAGCTATGAAAGGAAGTTATCGTTCGCATTCGAATATGGGCGGCAGTGATATTTTTGCACGTTGTCAAAATTATCTTGATGAGGCAGGGGCTTTAAAAAAACAATTGATAGAGCAAGCACCGAGAGTTTCATTTCTTAACACACTTAATACTTACAATGAGATCTTAATACGACTTGATGCTGCCATGAGCCAGGCTTCACTTTTTTCACAGGTCCATCCAAATGAAAAAGTGCGCAAAGAAGCTGAAAGTTGTGAACAGAAGGCATCAAGTTTTTCTACGGATCTATTTTTGGACCACGAAGTATTTGCTGCTCTTCAACAAGGAGAAAACGCTAAGCTTGATCAAGAAGCCTCACGCTTGGTAGAACACACATTAAGAGATTTCCGACGTTCTGGGGTAGATAAGAGCGAAGAAGAGCGCCAGCACATCAAAAAGATACAAGAAGAGCTGGTGGATATTGGACAGCAATTTGGACAAAACATTCGCGATGATCGTTTGGTGATCAAGCTCGATAGTGTTGATGATCTTAAAGGTATGCCAGCAGATTTTATTAAGTCTCATCAAGCGGGAGCGGATGGCAAAATCGAAATTTCTACCGATTATCCAGACTACATTCCTTTTATGAAATATGCCGATAGCGATAAGTACAAAAAGGAATTGCGCTTTCAGTATTTAAACAGAGCTGCTGCTAATAGCCCAGTTTTGAAACAGATGATCGCTAAGCGCTATGAACTTGCACAATTGCTCGGCTACAAATCATATGCTGACTATATTGTTGAAGATAAAATGATTAAAAATGCTCAATCAATCCATGAGTTTATTAAAAAGATTTCTGATATTGCTAAAGAAGGTGCAGATAAAGAATATGCAGCACTGCTACAGTTTAAGCGTCAAAAAGATTCTCAAGCTTCTGCCATTGAAGGCTATGAAAGCAGCTACTTAGAAGAACTTTATAAGAAAAAGCATTTCGGCATTGATTCTCAACAGGTGCGTTCTTATTTTGCCTATAACAAAGTGCTTGATGGGCTATTGGCTGTAACAGGAAAACTTTTTGGAATTCATTATGAGCCAGTGAGTAATGCTGAGGTTTGGCATCCTTCGGTAGTGAGCTATGATGTTTTTGATAATCAGAAAAAACTTGGCCGCATTTATCTCGATATGCATCCGCGTGAGGGAAAATACAAACACGCGGCTCAATTCACGGTGTTAAGTGGACTTAAAGATCGGCAATACCCTGAAGGTGCTCTGGTGTGTAATTTGCCTGAACCCACCGAAAATGATGCTAATGCTTTGATGGAACATCGTGAAGTTGTTACTATGTTTCACGAGTTTGGTCATCTTTTGCATCATATTTTTGCCGGCCAACAACAGTGGATGGCATTTTCGGGTGTTGCTACCGAATGGGATTTTGTTGAAGCCCCATCGCAGTTGCTGGAAGAGTGGGCGTGGTCTGCTGAAGTTTTAAATACTTTTGCTACCAATGAAAAAAATGAGGCAATTCCTGTTGAGTTAGTGAGTAAAATGCGTGCAGCGGAGGAATTTGGTAAGGCTATATCGGTGCGTCAGCAAATGTTTTACGCAGCCTTGAGCGCAGATTATTTTGATAAAGATCCAAAAAGTTTTGAGCCGCTCGAACTTTTGCAAAAGCTACAAGCACAATACTCTTATTTTCCCTATCAGAGTAAAACACATTTTGAGAATAGTTTTGGTCACCTCGAAGGCTATTCAGCGATGTACTATACCTACATGTGGTCATTAAGCATTGCCAAAGATTTGTTGGAGCCTTT